The Branchiostoma lanceolatum isolate klBraLanc5 chromosome 5, klBraLanc5.hap2, whole genome shotgun sequence region TGACTGGAAACCAGTTTCATCATGATAGCTTATATAAGGAACCAGTTACAAGTTGGTTAGTAAGTTAATATTAACACTAACACGTTAGTTAATACTTGGCTTTTATGGATCACCGCCAAAGTTCACCATACCCTTTGTCTCTTGAAACGTCACAATCATCCGCTATATAGGTATGATATCCTTAGGTAGCATTATACCACTTATGGAGTATGCACCTTGATTGAATGGTATTGACATAAACATGCCTTCTTGTTATATTAAGAATATTGTTCCAATTATTGCTGTCCGATATACATGAACTGTTCATCGTGTTTATTATTTCTGAACCAAGAGTTTGACATAGGGgacaacctttgacctctaATAATATGATGTTATCATCATGCAACTATACTCTTTGTCTTGGCATTGcaaattgaaaagaaacatttttagCAAAACTCATAAAACAAAATCATCTGACGGTCAAGaacatgacctttgacacattTGACTTCCTTATGCCATCTCTTCTTCCATATTGGTGACCTCCGAGGTCACAGGTTGGTCAGGTGGGGGCATGTTGACCTCGGGGTCATAGGTCCACTTGGGGTACACACGTTTGTACAGGTTCATCAGTACGGTGTCCTGGGACTTCAGCTGGCCATCGAAAAAGCACTTCATGTGCCCATGGGTACCTGGAAAATACAGGATCAAAAGTACAGTAAGGCCACACTGGGCATTCTCTGGGCACCGCAAAACTtatgcgagcgtgcaaaaaaaaagttgccttcaatgTGTCTATGATTAAATCAGTACTTTATACGATAGGAAAAAGGCATTTTATCATTAGTTTCCATTTTCCgatattttttttggcaatatATGGCATAAATTTGCATCTTTTACAATTTACGGTATGGTTGTAaccttttttttagaaacagatgaaaattgatacacatggatgtcatccatataatctagTCAGTGTGGCCTACAGGTAAGGCAGGTGacaaagcataatgcttttttggTAGTTAACAGTGCCATGCAGCTTGGCTACAGCTTGTGTCTATAACCAAGCAGACCATTTCTCAGTAAGCATGTTGGGTTCACTACGATGTACAGTATCTGATAAGACACTCACCAATAGGCTCCTTGATATGCCCCCTTCTGCCCCACTTGGTCCTCAACTCCACCGGCTTAAACCACATGATATCCTCTGAAAACACATGTATAAATATTTATAAACAGGAGACACAAAGGAAAGGGTGTCATCAAAGTGATAGCATCAGCAACAGACCTTCAGTTGCGATGGTGAAGAAAACTTTTACCATAATCTAAAATGCTGTTTAAATCTCATGTTCCTGTCAACTGTGTCGTTACGAAATAAAccacaattggaaaaaaattgtcaacaCTTCATATCCACCTAAAACAGTACACTGGTGGGGCCTAATATACAAACTCTGCATGGAAGTTgaaaataaactacatgtagttctgctaTGGAAACATGCTGCCCAATGTGCCTGTAGGCACAGGAGGACctaaggtctaaggtctaaCTTTAAGTTCTGCTATAGATTCTGCAACACTCACCTCTGTTGAAGAACATGTATCTAACCACAGCCAGCCTCCGGTTGATCTTGAAAGGATGGCCGCTCAGTACAATCCGCTTGGCGACCACCCGGTCTGGGTTCACACTCAGGAGAGAACCAGTCGCCACCAGAGACTGGGAACCTTTAACAGGTTAGGACTTGCTGTTAGGCTGGGTCACAACTCTTagaacttcaagttcaacacaCATATGTACAGTACGTTACTCCAACAGTTAACAATTCAACAGAATTTATACAGAATTTTCTTGTTCCAAATTTACAAAAGTTATGGCTGTCCCATCATCTTGATAAACTAAATTGATGTGTCATCATAAAGAATAGATTAAAGCCAGACCATAGTCTGCTAATGCAAGAGCAGGAGTTTGCAGTGGACATTGACTCAGGTGACATGAACAAGTTAGAGCTAGCCAGAACCCGGAGTTGCTAcacaaattgtaaaaaaaaattagtagGATAGGAAGTGTGGGATGATGTATCTTGAATGTAATTGAAGTTCCCTACCATCAGGGTACTCCTTAAACATGAGGACAGAGGCAGGAGGGAACATGATGGGCGCATACACCGTGGCAACGGACGTCCCTTCACTCCGCAGGAAACGTTCAAACTGAAACGTACACAGGAAGTGGAACATCAACAACAATTCAAATAGATCTAGCTTTGCACAGCATTGACATGCATTAAAAGCATTGTATACACTGTAATAGGATAACATGACTACAATGTTTAATGAGGTAAAAAGACTTCTTCTAGTACAgttcttgtgttggaaaaaagACAATAACTTTAAGCATCTGTcacaccaacacagatgagtttTCATTTTAATGTAGCTTCTGTCATCCAAATCAGGATAAGATTGTTAGTATGCATACAAAAGTTGGCAGTACCAAATGGTTCCATACCTTGTGTTTGTTGCCCAATGTGTGCTGGGAGTAGACAGGACAGGCTGCAAACCTGCGGTAGCCTACATGGAAGATCATTCTCTCCTGTGGGGAATGTAAAAACAGAAATAAGATATCCATGAAAATCCATATCCTGCATTGTTGTCGTTCAAAGATTtatcacacacatgtacaataaagggtTAATGGCTAAAAAATTGACAACTTTACGACCATATCCTAAACATGCACATGCACCTTCCATGCCAACAGAAAAGACCATGTCTCACCTTAGACTTGATGGGCTTGTTGTTACCAGAATGCCTCTTCACAAGGAAGTGCACAACTGACATCTGCGGGAAACAGGAGTTTTTAAGAAAAAGTTAtgtcaaaataaatcaaacaactgtGCTGCAAATGTTAGGTAACACAAAACAGACAACCAAAAGCTCAAGTATGTAGCTAACCCACCTTCTGTTCATGCTGCAGTAGGCCATACACAACCAGGGGGTGGGAGGGGCTGTAGTTCTCTAAAACAAAAAGGGTAAAATTAAGTTTTCTGGTTTTCAAACCTTATGCTGCACAATATGGTAGTGAATTCAAGACTCTTGATTTGCCTAATTCTAAAGAATacactttttttcatttaataAAATCCCGGTAGAGGACAGTTTGATAACTTCCCATCATCCAAAATTTTtaattcagaaatgtttgtttttaaaaatctttccaCTCACCTATGAATGTCTTTGGCACATTTGCTACATGAATAGTGATGTACCAACCAGGCTGTAACAGGGGAATATATAGGCttgtaaaacaaaatattttgataattaACATCCaaacaaaacatagaaataattTCATGTCTACAAACTTTAAACCATTTCAGTCATGCATACGATAAATGCAACAACTAGACAGTTGTGTGCCCCTTGAAAAACAACTAAACAGAATTGAAAGGGGCTACCCTACTGCCTAGAAATTCAATGTATAAACTGTGATATGACATCCCATACCATGGCAGCATCTGTGTCATCTCTCTCCTCATTTAGGACCCGTTTGGCTGTACGCTTGAAGCTTTCAAACTGGAAAATCCTGGCGAAGTCCAGCGGTAGGTTCTCCTTGGGGTCCCAGGGGGAGGTACGGAAACTCTTTAAGCCTCTGTATCTGGTAAATAAGAAAGTCAGAATCTGTATTTGTGTATAGAAATTAGAAAAGAATCTGCACTTGAAGCATACTACTGCAAACAATCTGTCCTTTACAAAGGAACGACTTTTCACAGCAACAACATTGATCCAATGGACTGTATGTGATAGAAGTGCAGATTTGCTGAGTAAACTGTAAAACTGTAACACTAAAGTAGACCAGAAACCTGGCGCAGATAATGATACTGGCAAGAGCTGAAATCACAGACTCTCATAGCTAACTAAGTTACATCATGGGCAGGGAGGTGTGGAGCCTTGATgttaaaaaaatggaatgattggtAAAAAAAGGATGGGAATATAGGAAAGAAGGATATGAAATGTGGGAAAGGAAGTTCTCTTCATCTGTCATATTTCGCAACGAATAGCCTCAGAGGTCTCCTACATTAGGTAGCAATTTCTGAAAGACATCTGATAGttgtgatactcagttcagttctAAGGAGAGGTCCAGTCTCAGATACGTGATAGTTAGTGAtgctcagttcagtaccaaggagaggtccagtCACAGCCATGAAATAGttagtgatactcagttcagtactaaggagagGTCCAGTCTCAGATATGTGATAGTTAGTGAtgctcagttcagtaccaaggagaggtccagtCACAGCCATGAAAaggttggtgatactcagttcagttctAAGGAGAGGTCCAGTCTCAGATATGTGATAGttagtgatactcagttcagtactaaggagagGTCCAGTCTCAGATATGTGATAGTTAATGAtgctcagttcagtaccaaggagaggtccagtCACAGCCATGAAAaggttggtgatactcagttcagttctAAGGAGATTTCCAGTCTCAGATATGTGATAGTTAGTGAtgctcagttcagtaccaaggagaggtccagtCACAGGTCACAGCCATGAAAaggttggtgatactcagttcagttctAAGGAGAGGTCCAGTCTCAGATATGTGATAGTTAGTGAtgctcagttcagtaccaaggagaggtccacTCACAGGTCACAGCCATGAAAaggttggtgatactcagttcagtactaaggagagGTCCAGTCTCAGATATATGATAGTTTTTGAtgctcagttcagtaccaaggagaggtccacTCACAGGTCACAGCCATGAAAaggttggtgatactcagttcagtactaaggagagGTCCAGTCTCAGATATATGATAGTCTGTGATGCtcagttcagtactaaggagagGTCCAGTCACAGCCATGAAAaggttggtgatactcagttcagttctAAGGAGAGCTCCAGTCTCAGATATGTGATAGTTAGCGATGCTCAGTTCAGCCCATATGAGTATATTGGTTTGATAATTGTGAGAATTATTTGAAAATGAGCTTACTTTTGGAACCTGATCCTAGCTAAGGCGTCCATGGGCGTGTCCACTTCATCTGGGAACATCTGGTCCTGCCGCTCGTCCTTGTACTTCTGCagcatctcctcctcctcctccgcaTCAAACCCAGCATCGTACTTGGCATCTCTGTCTTCTCCAGCCAGGCTCATCTGTTATGGCATTATAGTAATGGTAGGTGCGTCAGTAGGAATGTCTTCTGCTCTAACATCACCATAGAGCTTCTGTCAGTGTTATATGTTGATAGAATTACTTATCACGTTTAAATAGTTTTTGAAGCACAAAATCATGCAGAAAAATCATATAcatggtgaaaatgagtatctagcttcttttagggacgtcccttggatagaacgttaaatggaggtcccatgtttgaggagagccacacctcaagcacgtaaaagaacccccacgcttattgaaaagagtaggggtcccgGTGTGAGAGGATAAAATATATATGCCCGGAtaagcagcttgtactgttcagtacaaacctggtgttagGCAATCATGCGGTTTACTGGGtacgcaatacaaacaaacaaacatgtagctATAAGAAGATTTCATTCCCTTATTTCCTTCCTCACCTCCTCATAGTCCTCAGTAGCAGCAATGCTCCCACCctcctcttcatcttcttcttcttcttccacagCTTCCATCATggcatcatcctcatcatctgaGTCAGACTCCTCCTGTATGGTAAAGATTATTCATGAAAATCAATCTGTAACTTCTTCTAATTCAGCTATCATCAGTGTATGCAGATGCAGTGAGGAATCTATAGATTATGAAAATCTGTAGGAACCATAAAGTGGTCATTAAGAAAGTGTGAGCTCAAAGCGGACCAGAAACCCTGTGCAAAAGCTAAAATCACAGACTCTCAAAGCTTACTAAGTTACATCATGGACAGgtgtaaaatgtttttgttgaatGGAATGAGGAATAAAAATAAAGAATGATCTTGTAAACCGATTAATACTGTGCTTCATGTCTTCGGCAGTTTAGTCTCAAGAGACCATCTGTGCGCCTCTGGAGGGTTGACTTCCGTTGTGGCTCCTACTGTGACTAATGTGCTTCCTATAAAGTAAACTATATAATAACAAGAtcaaatattcttcaatcaaCGACCATACCTCTGCATTATCTCCCTCATCCTCGCTGTCCACAATCCAGGCAGCCTGATAGTCTGAAGTTCCCTTTGGAACTTTCTTCACCGTCTTGATCTTCTCTTGAAAAGCAACTGTAGGGTTCAAGACGGACAAGTTTCAGGGAACATGGAAATTTCATGGACATTTAGACAGGTGTGAAAACAGACAGATCAAAGCAGACCAGAAACCTGCCTCAGAATAATGATACTGGCAAGAGCTGAAATCACAGACTCTCATAGCTAACTAAGCTACATCATGAGCAGGTGTAAAATGTTTGTTAACATGAATGGAATGCGAGATAAACAAGGGTGGGGCGATAGGAAAAAAAGGCAGAGACACAGGTAGAAAGAGAAGGAAAGGAAGAAAAGGAGAGAAAGATAGGAAGAtatgaataaaagaaagaaggGAGTAACTTGATAAAgaaaaaggaaggaaggaaggaagaaagaaagaaagaaagaggaaggaaggaagaaagagagaaggaaaGATGCCAAAGCCGTACCCTCTGCCTCCCTGATCTCGTCCTCTGTGGGCCATGTCTGTTCCCCCTCCATGGGATCAGGCACCACCTCCGCCTGCAGGGACTCCTGTCTGCTGGGGTCCGCCCTGGCCAGGACCTGCACATCCTGGTCCATAGATGAGGAGGCAGCACCCTCTGTGTCCTACAGTAGTCAAAACACATCATGGAGAA contains the following coding sequences:
- the LOC136435163 gene encoding pre-rRNA-processing protein TSR1 homolog, producing the protein MAPMEHRHRPGPLKQDNKSHKTGRHRTKGQIDKEYKGRVPVKAGTKRVKREQTKADKRHHALQKRQKSREEVFMQKRTLGGATGPPHTVVMVPLCDDVSSEEALTELLGCDDTAVVYTTQDNKIVNMSVPRHKHRFTFLTPPRNDIGAILDAAKAADTLLLLLSPTQAADELGEHCLTCLFSQGLPTPVLVTRGINNLPVKKRNDAKRNVNKAMERRFPEEKVHTLDSQQDAALVLRHMTNQKRRRLKLRDHRPYLLAQSVSYEQEDESPHGTLKVTGYLKGCPLSVNGLVHLPGYGDFQMAQIDLTPDPYPLQKQTDKKKQKDSMDTEGAASSSMDQDVQVLARADPSRQESLQAEVVPDPMEGEQTWPTEDEIREAEVAFQEKIKTVKKVPKGTSDYQAAWIVDSEDEGDNAEEESDSDDEDDAMMEAVEEEEEDEEEGGSIAATEDYEEMSLAGEDRDAKYDAGFDAEEEEEMLQKYKDERQDQMFPDEVDTPMDALARIRFQKYRGLKSFRTSPWDPKENLPLDFARIFQFESFKRTAKRVLNEERDDTDAAMPGWYITIHVANVPKTFIENYSPSHPLVVYGLLQHEQKMSVVHFLVKRHSGNNKPIKSKERMIFHVGYRRFAACPVYSQHTLGNKHKFERFLRSEGTSVATVYAPIMFPPASVLMFKEYPDGSQSLVATGSLLSVNPDRVVAKRIVLSGHPFKINRRLAVVRYMFFNREDIMWFKPVELRTKWGRRGHIKEPIGTHGHMKCFFDGQLKSQDTVLMNLYKRVYPKWTYDPEVNMPPPDQPVTSEVTNMEEEMA